In Fulvia fulva chromosome 8, complete sequence, the DNA window CTGTCGGTGCTATGAGAGCCTTTGCAGACCAAGCGATACATAGCAGACTCGGCCAGGAGAGGGCAATTTTTTTTTCCAGTTTTCAGGCCGAATCCTGTTACGTGCAAGGAAGTGACTGATAGCAGTCGAGCGAAATCGAGTACATGAGTACTCAATACGACACTTTTCTCAAGATCAACTACGACACTTATCGAATTGTCATCAACCCGAATACTGGGTTCAATCAGACATACGTTCTTACGAGCTCCAATGGCGATGGTGGTGTCATGACTGTTGCTCGTAGTGAGCTAGAGGGCGAAACAGCACTATCGATACTGACTGCACCTGGGCAGTACGCGAATTTGCTCTCGCAGCTTGCAGTTGGAAAAAATGCCACCTTTGAGAAGGAGGCTTACAATGAGACACAATTTACCGTCCTCTGCGACTCTCCCTTCAATGACGATATCTACTCATGGCGTTGGATCGAGTTCTCTCTCGACGGCGGTGTCATGACGACCAACTCCGCTAATGAGACATGTCGAGACGACGAAGGCAAGTCTCCCATGCAATGGCTCGATTATGCACTCGAAGGAGCGACGGCATCAGCTCAACTTCGAGACGGGTACAGCAAGCTGCTGAATACCGACTATCTGGACACAACTGGCGATGATTACGAGCGTATGCAAGCCTACAACATGTCGCCACTCGAGTACATTCTGTCGCATATTGAGATGATACTTCAGACAGCATGGACGGCGACAAATGGCGACATCGCTGCCACCACAAGTGTCGAGCAACAACCCTTCGAGCATCGCTATGTAGTCACGGTCGAGATCAAAAACGTCACGATCTTAGCCCTGGCCGTAGCTTGCATCATCCTCTTATGCACAATCCTCCAAATCTGGCGCtggcttcgagccgagcGCAAAGCCGCCAAGATCTGTGGTTCAACCTGGCAGCCTTTGGACCCCGTTCAGCTCCTCATATACGGCGCTCACGCAGCCGAGAGCGTGCAAAAGCTGGACCTCGCGAACGGGAAGCAGAGAGCAGACATTGTGCGGGATCGATACAGTCCCATGATGGGCTTTGGGCCCGGAACTCTGGTTCCACGCGGCGAAGCTACCAGTGCGCATGAGTTGAGGAAGAGACCAACGCATTCGAGGACTATCAGCTCGTCGAGCTCGGTTTATGATGAGCCTGAAGAACGTGATGGCGAAGAGCTGCCGAGTTGGGATAATTTGCAGGCGAGAGGACAGCAAGATAGTGGGCTGAGGCCGCTTATTCTGAGGAGTCCGAATCCGAGTAGGGAGGATGGGTTTGTGTAGTGTGCTACCTTCGTACCTGCATTGAACGTTCCAGGACGCTGGAGAGCTACTTGCCTGATGTGGATAATGCAAAGAGGCGGCTAACCGGAAGGGCGCTAGGGATGTACAGCATGCCCACCGCTCTGGGTCCCTCATGAAAGCATGCTGATGAGAGCTCGCTGCTCTGTGGGTTACACTTGAGCAACAACTCTGTCTTCGCTGACAGTGTACTCTCAAGATGACACTGGGACAGCAGCTGTCAGAAAACCACGGCGGTGAACCCGAGCCACTTCCAGGGTCGCTATGGCACTGGCTTTCCGAAGCAGGTTCTTCCAATCCAAACAATCTCGCGCTGGTAGTCGATAACAAAGGCAAACCCACCGTAACATGGACATATGCTCAGCTCATTGATCGAGTCGAGAAGTTGGCCTCATACTTCACGGCACAGAACGTGGTAGCTGGAGACACCATCTTCACCTTTATTGACAACACCGAAGCCGATGTCTGGACGCTCCTCTTCTGGACCGCCGTCAGGATTGGTGCGATCTTCGCACCTGAAAATCCACACACATTGGGGCGTCCGCAGGAGACGAGGAAGTTGATTGAGACTCTCAGGCCTGCAGTCGTGGTCGTGCAGGACTTCGATGGATCAAGACGGTATGAGGAATATGGACACGAGCCGAAAGTGAGACTCTTGTGCAACGAGCTGTCTAAAGCTGGTACAAGCTCTTCTTGGCTGCCGATGCACTCGATCCAAGACTTGCAGGCTGCAACGAACCCAGCACCGCATCACACTCGCTCATCGGAATCGACTGCACTGGTAATGAACACCTCAGGCTCAACTTCTCTTCCAAAAAGCTGTCCAATCACCACCCGTGCCTTCGTTATTCAGACTAGACAGTACCACTCCTTCCATCGGTCAAACTACACCCCTCGGACAAGGACTCTGACACTGGCCTTCTGCTACCGGCCAATATGCTACCTCGGTTGCCTCAACACCTGGCAACGTGGTGGGACCGTGATCTTCGCGGGCTCCAATATCGATGAACAGAGGACTGTAGAGGTGGTGAGGAAGTGGAAGGTCACGCATGCGTGGTTCGTGCCGGCTATGGTCAATTTGCTCTCTGCTTATCACGACGAAAAGCAAAGCAGGGGCCAGGGACTGGAAAGTCTGGAGTTTGTACTGATGAGTGGAGATGCCAGTGCTTTGAGCACAGTCGAGAAAGCGAAAGCGTTCTTACCCGACTCTTGCAAATTCGCGCCACATTGGGGTATGAGCGAAGGCGCACCGCTATTCGGCTTCACGGAAGAGGAACCGCTCCATCTCGACAAGGACTCCAAGATCGTTGGCGCTGGGAGAGCATTACATGGTTCCAGACTCCGAGTCTGCAAGTCCAACACCACAACTCCTGTCCCCAGAAGAACGCAAGGAGAGTTCCACGTCTCATCCGACGCAACGATCACTCAATACCTCGAGAACCGCAATCCCGAGGACTTCTACAATGACGAATACGGACGCTGGTTCAAGACAGGCGATGTCGCCCTCATGGATGAATCCGGTGTCATCTACATCATCGGCCGGACGAAAGACATTATCGTCTACAAGGGACGGAACATCGTGCCTGCCGTGATTGAGGGGTGTATAAAGGAAGGATTTCCGGGCGTCGAGGCTGTGTGTATTGGTTTGGACGATGAGGTCTATGGCGCTGTGCCAGCTGTGGTCGTGCAAGAGCTGCGTGTGGGGAAGGAGGATGTCGCGAAGGTTGTGGTTGAGAGGTTGGGGGCATGGGCTGCTCTCGCTGGGGGAGTGTATAGCTTGAAGGATCTTGGTATGGACGCTTGGCCGATGAATTCCAGTAATAAGATCGATAAGAAGGGGCTGGTCAGCGCTGTGTTGAAGGCGAGAGAGTAGGTCAGCTACAAGGTCACTGAATGCTCATACTTGAGGCGGCCGTCGTGAAAGCCGAGGGTGCGAGCCATTCTAAAACAGCGAGAGCACGATCTGTAAGCATTGAG includes these proteins:
- a CDS encoding 4-coumarate--CoA ligase 1, with the protein product MTLGQQLSENHGGEPEPLPGSLWHWLSEAGSSNPNNLALVVDNKGKPTVTWTYAQLIDRVEKLASYFTAQNVVAGDTIFTFIDNTEADVWTLLFWTAVRIGAIFAPENPHTLGRPQETRKLIETLRPAVVVVQDFDGSRRYEEYGHEPKVRLLCNELSKAGTSSSWLPMHSIQDLQAATNPAPHHTRSSESTALVMNTSGSTSLPKSCPITTRAFVIQTRQYHSFHRSNYTPRTRTLTLAFCYRPICYLGCLNTWQRGGTVIFAGSNIDEQRTVEVVRKWKVTHAWFVPAMVNLLSAYHDEKQSRGQGLESLEFVLMSGDASALSTVEKAKAFLPDSCKFAPHWGMSEGAPLFGFTEEEPLHLDKDSKIVGAGRALHGSRLRVCKSNTTTPVPRRTQGEFHVSSDATITQYLENRNPEDFYNDEYGRWFKTGDVALMDESGVIYIIGRTKDIIVYKGRNIVPAVIEGCIKEGFPGVEAVCIGLDDEVYGAVPAVVVQELRVGKEDVAKVVVERLGAWAALAGGVYSLKDLGMDAWPMNSSNKIDKKGLVSAVLKARE